Within Aliivibrio fischeri, the genomic segment GGCGCAGGCGCCGTTTTAAAGCTTTTACCAAATGACTTACCGCCACCGAATTTCTTTGCTTCTGCATGTGGTGCTGAAACCACAAAAACAAACATAAGGGCAACAATAGATAAAAGACGTTTCATTACCTCTTCCTTATTTTTGGAATTAATTTGGATTGATAATAGCTTGCATTGAGGAACAATGGCAGCATTAATCTTCAATAGAATGTTTCAGAGTGTTAAAACAAACAGTTATCCGTCTCAAACATGTGCACTAACTCCTAATTGACATAACTCTTACTTGAAGATTATAGCCATACATTTAAAATTAAGAACAATGTACATAATTTTATAGCTCAGGTTAATATGGCGCGCAGAAACGACCATTCTCATCAAGAAATACGCGAAATGGCATTAGATAATGTTAAATTGTTTCTTAATGAGCATAGTCATCACGAACTCAGTTTACGCAAACTGGCAAAAAGCATTGGTTATGTACCGAGTACATTAGTCAATATTTTTGGTAGCTATAACTTATTACTGCTTCGCTCTATCGCACAAACCCTTGATGAATTAATGCTTCAAATCTCACAAGGTATTGAAAACAGTGCAACCCCTGAAGAGGCACTAAAAGCCATTGCTTATTGTTATTATGATTTTGCACAGCAGCAACCTAATCGTTGGAAGTTGGTATTTCAACATAATATGAATGGTGAAGCCCTACCTGAATGGCAAGAAAACCGCATTAATCAAATGATGTCGATCCTTGAAAGAATGATCTTCACCATTAACAGTACGAAAACTCACGAAGATATCGTAGAAACAAGTCGAGTTATCTGGGCTGGTGTTCACGGCATAACCTTATTAAGTCTTGATGATCTACTTTTTTCAGCAACGCCGATTGATGGTCACAAACTTATTGATAATCTGCTGCTAAACTACATCAATCAATGGAAGCTTCATTAAGCGATATTCTTTGGTGAAAAGGACTTTTTATGGCAAAGCAAGCCAAACTACTCACACAGCGTCGATTCCTTCCCTACTTTCTCACTCAATCTCTAGGGGCTTTTAACGACAATATTTTTAAAAACACCCTATTATTGTTTGTTGCTTTTGCCAGTGTCGATTCTCTACCTATATCGTCTAATTTATTCATTAATTTGGCCGCAGGGTTATTCATTCTTCCTTTTTTTCTGTTTTCTGCTTTTGCTGGCGTACTGGCTGACAAGTATGAAAAATCGGCTTTTATACGCAAAGTTAAACTCGCTGAAATCATTATCATGCTCTTTGGGGCTATTGCCTTTGTTTTAAAAGACTTCACGCTATTACTTATTTTATTATTTTTAATGGGCACTCAATCCGCTTTTTTTGGTCCAGTAAAATACGCTTTACTCCCTCAGCAATTAAAAGAAGATGAGTTAGTTTCTGGTAATGCATTAGTTGAAACAGGCACTTTCTTAGCCATTCTATTTGGAACCATTGGCGCTGGCATTATTGCTTCTCAAGAGAATGCACAATACATTGCCGCTGGTGCAGTGCTTCTTTTCGCAGTACTTGGCTATTTATCTAGTCGTTTCATCCCTTATGCAAAAGCCATTGACCCAACACTTTCATTTCGCTGGCGACCAATTCAGCAAACACGAAATACTATTTCAATCGCCCAAAAAGACAGCTCTGTATTTTTAGCGATTATGGGGATCAGTTGGTTTTGGTTTTTAGGTGCAAGTTACTTAACTCAGTTTCCTAATTACACTCACCATTTTTTAAACGATAATGCAATTACTGTTAGTGTACTACTGGCGTTGTTCTCAGTTGGCATTGCAGTAGGTTCATTAGCCTGTGATGTATTATCTAAACACCGTGTTGAACTAGGCATTATTCCTCTTGGCAGCCTTGGTATTACTATTTTTGGTTTCAATCTTTTTTTAGCGACGCCGGCAAATCCAATACATACCACTGATTTTTTTGAAATCTTAACGCATCCAGATCTTTTCTCTGTTTTTGTTAATCTCTTTTTTCTAGGGGTTTCTGGAGGAATATTTATCGTTCCTTTATACACGTTAATCCAAAAACGACCTCAAGCAAAACATCGATCTCAGATCATCGCGGCCAATAATATTTATAACGCCATCTTTATGGTAACAAGTGCTATTCTTGGGATTATTTGCTTATCTGTCATAGAGTTAAGTATTCCTCAATTTTTCCTTCTTCTTGCGATATTAAATGGGATTGTCACCCTCTTTCTGTTTTTCCGTGTGCCTATTTTTATTATTCGCTTTGTTTTATGGGTCCTCACCCACACGGGATACCGAGTAAGCCATCAACATTTACATCATATTCCAGATGAAGGTGGCGCTTTGTTAGTATGTAATCACATCACTTACATGGATGCCTTTATTATCAGTGGTGCATGCCCTCGTCCTATTCGATTCGTGATGGAGGAGGAATACGCGGAATTACCTTTAATTAAATACTTTTTCAAATTAACGAAAGTTATTCCAATTAATGCCACTAAAAGTAGCTCAATTCGACGAGCATTTATGGAGGTTGAGAACGCATTAACAAATGGGGAGATTGTGTTGATTTTTCCAGAAGGCGTTTTAACTCGTGATGGTGAAATCGGTCCTTTCTTACGAGGTATGGATATCATTTTAAAACGCTCACCGGTGCCAGTCATTCCAATGGCGCTGCGAGGCTTATGGGGAAGTTTCTTTAGTCGCCATGGCGGTAAAGCAATATTAAAACGCCCTAGTCGCTGTTGGTCTAAAGTAGAAGTGGTAGCAGGAGAACCCGTACTACCACAAGATGCGACATCAAAACTGATGCGTGAAAAAGTAGCTCAATTACGCGGTGATTGGCAGTGAATCAACCCACTCTTTAACCAATTTACGTGAAATTTTAATGCCAGAAATAAGCAAATGTTCTGGCATGATCTCATAACTTATCGGTTGCTCAAATTTAGCCAATTTATCTTGAGTAAACTCGACTAACTTAGCAGGAATTTTGCCTGTGTTTGAAACAAGAACAGCAACAGGTCGTTGTCCATACTCCTCATCAGGTACATCGACAACAATCACATTATCGATCTCATGATGTGTCAGTAGCACTTGCTCTATTTTTTCAGGATGGATATTTTCGCCACCAGAAATAAACATGTTATCAGCGCGTCCGTGAATATGGAGCTCAGCATTAATCACAGAACCAAGATCCTTGGTCTCAAACCAACCATCTTCGTTCGCTATATCAATAATGCCTGAAGAGCGATAATAACCTAGAGTTAAACTCTCTCCTTTTACCCACACTTCGCCTTCTTCAATGCGTAATTCTCGATAAGGCAGAACATTCCCTACTCCCGGCTCACCATCTGCTCTTTTTGCTGTTACGGTTGAGCCCATTTCGGTCATACCATAACCGAGCCAACATTCGATGCCCTGTTTTTGCGCAGCTATTGTTAATTCGGTTGGAATAACACTACCACCAAGTAGAACACGTTTTAATGCAAGCTGAGATGTTTCACCACTATCTAAGATACGTTGCAGTTGAGTTGGAACTAACGACGCATGCGTAACACCAGCTAAATCACTCAGCAAGCCTTGCTCTGTTGGCATAACCAGCATTCCGCCAGAAAGTAACCAACGCCAAACAATAGCTAAGCCTGAAACATGAAACAAAGGCAGTGATACCAGCCAAGAATCACTAACATCAAAGTGTAACCAGCTTAATAAACCAGCGGCTGAGTGTAAGTGATTACTTGCACTGTGCGCGACAGCTTTAGGGTTTCCCGTTGAGCCTGATGTAAACGTTAATGTTGCTAAGCGAGTTGGTTGCCATGTAGCCGCTACTGCGCCATATTCTGCGTTTATCAGTTGCAAATGATGCCATGTGCCAGAGATGGTCTCTTGACCTTCACCAAACCAAATATGATTAGCAGCAATGCTAGTAACTAATTGGTGTAGCTGTTTGCTCGGTGTCTTTGGATTAATTGCGGCAAAGCGAGCTCCAATACGAACAGAGGCCAGCTGCAACCAAACTAATTCTATGCAGTTTTTAGCAATGCCAACAATAACATCATCACGCTTAACGCCTTGCTGAAGAAGACCATTAGCATAACGATTGATTTGTGTAGACACTTCACTCCATGTCCACACTTTATCGCCATCACGCAATGCAATGTCTAATTCTCGCTCTTCACTCCACTTAACCCAAGGCCAAGTCGTGAATGCTGGTGAGATCAGTTTTCCCATATCACCTCGAGATCAGCCAATTGTGCCACTGGTAATTCGCAATTAGGCCAAGAAGTATCTAGCTGCATTTTAAACAGATCGATAGTATCTAAACCCGGAATCGTTTCTGGTGTTTTCCAAGCAGCTAATCGTGCAAGTTGTGTTAATGCCAAACTTGATTCAATGCTTGAGCTAATCACCGCTTGCATGCCTAATTGATGTGCTTGTTCTATTAACGAAATACACTTTTCAACAGAACCCACTAATGTTGGCTTAATGACAATAGCTGTAACGCCTTCTTGAGCTTTAACAGTAAAACCATCATCACGTAGAGTTTCATCCCATGCGATTGCAATATCGGTGGCTTTAGAGAAAGCTAAACTTTCTTCTGGTGTAGCACATGGTTCTTCTAAGAATTCGATACGAGAACGAAATTGTGGATGTACGTAATTAGCAAATTGCTCTGCTTTCTTTGCTGTCCAGCCACGGTTAGCATCAAGACGTAAAGAGAGATCAGAAATCAGTTCTAAAAACATATTCACAACCATGCCATCACGAATAGGTTCGTATAAACCCACTTTGATTTTGGCAATTTTCTTACCGCTCATTTCATTAAGCTTAACAACCAAGTCATCAGGATCACCAGAGCACAAAGGTGCTGCTTGGTAATTACCTTCTTGTGGCAACTGTTTTTCAAGTTCTAACAAAGCCATGCTAAAGCCAAATGCAACCGATGGGCAGTTTGAATCAAGATCCAACTCTTCATTGTTTAACCATGATTGAGTTAATGAAATTAAATCTTCACGAGCTTGTTCTAGCGTTTCTTGGCTGAATTCAGGTAAAGGTGCTACCTCACCTCTTGCTGTATGTATTCCATCACTTAACTCAATGACCAATCCATCTCTTTGCTGAAGACGTTGTTCACGAAGAATTACTCCACTGTCCATAGGGAGTTGGTATTGATAGATCTTGGCTGTTTTCATCTCTTACTCCAACCAATAAAAGAAAAAAGAGACTCAAAGGAGCCTCTAATACTTAATTGAATCTGTAACAGCGAATTATGGGTTACGAGGGAACTTATCGAAGTCTGGACGACGTTTTTCGTTAAACGCGTTACGACCCTCTTGACCTTCTTCTGTCATGTAGAACATCATTGTTGCGTTACCCGCTAACTCTTGAAGACCTGCTTGGCCATCACAATCAGCATTTAACGCCGCTTTTAGACAACGTAATGCCATTGGGCTGTGTTGTAGTGTTTCACGACACCAACGAACCGTTTCTTTTTCTAGATCAGCAACAGGAACAACCGTGTTTACTAAACCCATATCCAACGCTTCTTGAGCATCGTAGAAACGGCAAAGGAACCAGATTTCACGAGCTTTCTTCTGACCAACGATACGAGCCATGTAAGAAGCACCCCAACCACCATCAAAAGAACCTACTTTAGGCCCTGTTTGACCAAACTGTGCATTTTCAGCAGCAATGGTTAAGTCACACATCATATGAAGAACGTGACCACCACCAACAGCGTAACCTGCTACTGCAGCAATCACAGGTTTTGGACAAGTACGGATTTGACGTTGGAAATCCAATACGTTTAAGTGGTGTGTACCGCTATCATCACGGTAACCGCCGTAATCGCCACGGATCTTCTGGTCGCCACCAGAACAGAATGCGTCTTCACCTAAACCAGTTAAAATGATCACACCTACTTTTTCATCGTAACGTGCATCCGCTAACGCATCGATCATCTCTTTTACTGTGCCCGGACGAAATGCGTTACGCACTTGTGGACGAGCAATCGTAATTTTTGCGATACCATCCGCTGATTTGTGGTACTGAATGTCTTCGTATTGCGCAGTGCAATCTGTCCAATCTACTGGAGCGTAAAGTTCTTCTTCTGAAATGCCAACAGTTCTTGCCATGGGATTTATGTCCATTGTTGTAAGAATGTATTAAGTACATGTGTAAAGCGTTCGGGCTGTTCCACATGAGCGTTATGCCCTGCCTGAGCAATGATTTGATACGTTAATTGACTTTGCTCAGCCAAGTGTTGAAATTTTTTATCTGCTTCACCGCAAATATAAAGAATTGGAATGGTGCTACGATGTAATGCATCAAGCAAATATGGTTGCTTAGCAAGTGACGTAGATCTCAACATCATTCCAATTGCAGGTCCAAGATTATCACTTCTCTTGGTTACTAAAACTTGTCTTTGCTCAGGGTTTAGTGAAGAAAACACCGCTTGTTGATACCAATTGTCTAAAACATCAACAATAGGTAGTTCTTCAAAGCGCTTTGCCCATTGAATATCATTTTCCAAGCGCAGCTGCTTTTCTTCTTCTGAAACTAAGCCAAAGTTTCCACCTTCAATACACAGTCCTTTTACCTTTATCGTAGAAGGCAAAGAATACATAGCATGAAGATACATCGCTAATCGCCCACCCAACGAGTACCCAACAAGGATAAAGGCCTGATATGGTGATTTTTCCAATTGTTCAACAATCAACTGGCAGCTCTGTTCAAATCCCTCATTGTGATCCAATAAGGTTGATTGACTGTTTCCATGTCCTGGAAGATCAATTAATAATACCGGATGCGTCTTTGCAACCTTTGCAGCGATGCTTGACCAATCTTTCGTTGATCCTAACAATCCATGTAAAAATACCACGCAAGGTTGAGTGGTATTTTTCATGGTTTCCAATTGATTAGAATAAAGCGGCATGCTGAATGGTCTGAAAAAGACGTGTTAGCTCTTCACCAGATTGACCTGCTGGTGTATTGATCTCAATTAAATGAATGCCCTTTTCTAAGCCATCGTTAATCATTGACATGGCACAGCTTAGAGTTTCTGGCCTATGGTAGGACAAACCAAACATCGCAGCAGCATGGCTGAACTCTAGCTGATGAGGCATACGATAGAAATCATCTTTCTTTTTCTCATTCACGGGTAATAAATCAAAAATACCACCGCCATCGTTATTCATCACCACAACAACCATAGGTTGCGTCGCTTGCTTTAATAACGCTAAAGAATTCAAATCATAAAGTAATGACGTATCCCCAACTAAAGCGAGTAACGGTTTATCATTAGCTAACTGAACCCCAACGGCTGTAGCTACTAAGCCATCAATACCTGAAGCGCCACGATTGGTGTATACATTTTTTTGATTAAGCTCACCAGTCATGTCCAATAGGCGTACTATCAAGCTGTTACCAACAAACCAATCGCAATCATTGGCTTTTTGGCCTACGGTAAGCGCAAAGCTTAATTCAGATAATGTTTCGCTATTGCACGCCATAGAACGAGCCAGCGCCAATGCATTCTGTGATGCCACTTTAAGAGATTCACTCCAATGAACAGATGGCGCATGGTCAAATACACAATCTCTATCAGCAAGGCTGTCTGCGTGTGTTTGGCACCAAGTTGAAATATCAGCACGATAACGAACATGTGCATGACAACTTTCGTTTAATAACTCACTATGAGAGTCGATTAAATAATAAGCCTGTTGGTAGTTTTTCAACCATGCACCCAAACGTTTTGATACTAATCGAGCACCAAATTGTAAAACGCACTCAACTTCGGATAACAACTCAAAACACGCACTATTTTGTAGCCACAAATCGTAATGTGCCCACTCTGAATAATAACCTGATTGTGGATCAGCCAATACTGGCCAACCAAGTTCTTTTGCTAACTGTGCTGCGCAATTTGCTTCTTCTAAAGAGACTTTACCGATAATAACAACCCCTTTCTTACGTGCCGTTTGCATCCAGTTAGGTGATAACGTTACATGAGAAAAGTAAGGTGTTTGTTGTATATAAGAAGAAGTATCCGCTTTCCAGTTCTGAATTGGTGCTAAATAATCAACAAGAAGGCTATCGTCTTTTTTGCCATAAAACGGCTCAGGGAAAGGGCAATTAATATGGATAGCGCCACCCTGCTCTTGTTGAACAAAGCACGCTTGATCAAGACGGCTTAATAACCACTGTGCCGGCACGTTTTGACTTGGAGAAGGCAATTGAAGCGAATGGCAAACGTGTGACGAAAAAATACCCTGCTGATTAATTGCTTGGTTCGCTCCACAATTAATCAATTCAACAGGACGATCTGCAGTAAGTAAGACGAGTTTTTCTTTGGTTAATCCTGATTCAGCAACTGATGGCAATAAATTAGCGACTGCAGTACCTGAAGTGACAATAACAGCAACAGGATCATTAGATGCTTTAGCAATACCTAAAGCTAAAAAGCCCAAGCCACGCTCATCAAAATGGGTATGGATGGATAAAAGAGCATGTTCAGAAGCGGCAAGAGTTAGTGGGGTTGAACGCGAGCCCGGAGCGATGCAAATATGCTTTACTCCATTTCGAACTAACTCCTCAATAATTAACTCAGCCCAAACTTGATTTAGCATTACTTGCTGCTCAGGTTGCATCATGCGACTTGCGACTCCGTGATATCTGAACTCACATTAGTATCAGATTCTAATAAGGTACATAAAGTAGAGGTTTTTCTATCTAACTCGTCCCATTCACTGCTTGGCTCAGAGCCCGGAACAATACCAGCACCTGCAAATAAGTGAAGTTTATTACCCATAACCAAAGCACTACGAATAGCAACACAAAATTCACTGCGTTGTTGACTCAAGAAGCCGACAGCACCGCTATACCAACCACGAGCAAAAGGTTCATTATCAATAATGAAATCCAAAGCCGACATACGAGGTA encodes:
- a CDS encoding TetR-like C-terminal domain-containing protein — translated: MARRNDHSHQEIREMALDNVKLFLNEHSHHELSLRKLAKSIGYVPSTLVNIFGSYNLLLLRSIAQTLDELMLQISQGIENSATPEEALKAIAYCYYDFAQQQPNRWKLVFQHNMNGEALPEWQENRINQMMSILERMIFTINSTKTHEDIVETSRVIWAGVHGITLLSLDDLLFSATPIDGHKLIDNLLLNYINQWKLH
- a CDS encoding MFS transporter; translated protein: MAKQAKLLTQRRFLPYFLTQSLGAFNDNIFKNTLLLFVAFASVDSLPISSNLFINLAAGLFILPFFLFSAFAGVLADKYEKSAFIRKVKLAEIIIMLFGAIAFVLKDFTLLLILLFLMGTQSAFFGPVKYALLPQQLKEDELVSGNALVETGTFLAILFGTIGAGIIASQENAQYIAAGAVLLFAVLGYLSSRFIPYAKAIDPTLSFRWRPIQQTRNTISIAQKDSSVFLAIMGISWFWFLGASYLTQFPNYTHHFLNDNAITVSVLLALFSVGIAVGSLACDVLSKHRVELGIIPLGSLGITIFGFNLFLATPANPIHTTDFFEILTHPDLFSVFVNLFFLGVSGGIFIVPLYTLIQKRPQAKHRSQIIAANNIYNAIFMVTSAILGIICLSVIELSIPQFFLLLAILNGIVTLFLFFRVPIFIIRFVLWVLTHTGYRVSHQHLHHIPDEGGALLVCNHITYMDAFIISGACPRPIRFVMEEEYAELPLIKYFFKLTKVIPINATKSSSIRRAFMEVENALTNGEIVLIFPEGVLTRDGEIGPFLRGMDIILKRSPVPVIPMALRGLWGSFFSRHGGKAILKRPSRCWSKVEVVAGEPVLPQDATSKLMREKVAQLRGDWQ
- the menE gene encoding o-succinylbenzoate--CoA ligase, producing MGKLISPAFTTWPWVKWSEERELDIALRDGDKVWTWSEVSTQINRYANGLLQQGVKRDDVIVGIAKNCIELVWLQLASVRIGARFAAINPKTPSKQLHQLVTSIAANHIWFGEGQETISGTWHHLQLINAEYGAVAATWQPTRLATLTFTSGSTGNPKAVAHSASNHLHSAAGLLSWLHFDVSDSWLVSLPLFHVSGLAIVWRWLLSGGMLVMPTEQGLLSDLAGVTHASLVPTQLQRILDSGETSQLALKRVLLGGSVIPTELTIAAQKQGIECWLGYGMTEMGSTVTAKRADGEPGVGNVLPYRELRIEEGEVWVKGESLTLGYYRSSGIIDIANEDGWFETKDLGSVINAELHIHGRADNMFISGGENIHPEKIEQVLLTHHEIDNVIVVDVPDEEYGQRPVAVLVSNTGKIPAKLVEFTQDKLAKFEQPISYEIMPEHLLISGIKISRKLVKEWVDSLPITA
- the menC gene encoding o-succinylbenzoate synthase, encoding MKTAKIYQYQLPMDSGVILREQRLQQRDGLVIELSDGIHTARGEVAPLPEFSQETLEQAREDLISLTQSWLNNEELDLDSNCPSVAFGFSMALLELEKQLPQEGNYQAAPLCSGDPDDLVVKLNEMSGKKIAKIKVGLYEPIRDGMVVNMFLELISDLSLRLDANRGWTAKKAEQFANYVHPQFRSRIEFLEEPCATPEESLAFSKATDIAIAWDETLRDDGFTVKAQEGVTAIVIKPTLVGSVEKCISLIEQAHQLGMQAVISSSIESSLALTQLARLAAWKTPETIPGLDTIDLFKMQLDTSWPNCELPVAQLADLEVIWEN
- the menB gene encoding 1,4-dihydroxy-2-naphthoyl-CoA synthase; the encoded protein is MARTVGISEEELYAPVDWTDCTAQYEDIQYHKSADGIAKITIARPQVRNAFRPGTVKEMIDALADARYDEKVGVIILTGLGEDAFCSGGDQKIRGDYGGYRDDSGTHHLNVLDFQRQIRTCPKPVIAAVAGYAVGGGHVLHMMCDLTIAAENAQFGQTGPKVGSFDGGWGASYMARIVGQKKAREIWFLCRFYDAQEALDMGLVNTVVPVADLEKETVRWCRETLQHSPMALRCLKAALNADCDGQAGLQELAGNATMMFYMTEEGQEGRNAFNEKRRPDFDKFPRNP
- the menH gene encoding 2-succinyl-6-hydroxy-2,4-cyclohexadiene-1-carboxylate synthase encodes the protein MPLYSNQLETMKNTTQPCVVFLHGLLGSTKDWSSIAAKVAKTHPVLLIDLPGHGNSQSTLLDHNEGFEQSCQLIVEQLEKSPYQAFILVGYSLGGRLAMYLHAMYSLPSTIKVKGLCIEGGNFGLVSEEEKQLRLENDIQWAKRFEELPIVDVLDNWYQQAVFSSLNPEQRQVLVTKRSDNLGPAIGMMLRSTSLAKQPYLLDALHRSTIPILYICGEADKKFQHLAEQSQLTYQIIAQAGHNAHVEQPERFTHVLNTFLQQWT
- the menD gene encoding 2-succinyl-5-enolpyruvyl-6-hydroxy-3-cyclohexene-1-carboxylic-acid synthase; this encodes MMQPEQQVMLNQVWAELIIEELVRNGVKHICIAPGSRSTPLTLAASEHALLSIHTHFDERGLGFLALGIAKASNDPVAVIVTSGTAVANLLPSVAESGLTKEKLVLLTADRPVELINCGANQAINQQGIFSSHVCHSLQLPSPSQNVPAQWLLSRLDQACFVQQEQGGAIHINCPFPEPFYGKKDDSLLVDYLAPIQNWKADTSSYIQQTPYFSHVTLSPNWMQTARKKGVVIIGKVSLEEANCAAQLAKELGWPVLADPQSGYYSEWAHYDLWLQNSACFELLSEVECVLQFGARLVSKRLGAWLKNYQQAYYLIDSHSELLNESCHAHVRYRADISTWCQTHADSLADRDCVFDHAPSVHWSESLKVASQNALALARSMACNSETLSELSFALTVGQKANDCDWFVGNSLIVRLLDMTGELNQKNVYTNRGASGIDGLVATAVGVQLANDKPLLALVGDTSLLYDLNSLALLKQATQPMVVVVMNNDGGGIFDLLPVNEKKKDDFYRMPHQLEFSHAAAMFGLSYHRPETLSCAMSMINDGLEKGIHLIEINTPAGQSGEELTRLFQTIQHAALF